The following are encoded in a window of Kitasatospora fiedleri genomic DNA:
- a CDS encoding TadE/TadG family type IV pilus assembly protein → MAISLAIVFPAVLFVILLVVQAGLWWYAEQAALAAAREGVEAGRINGAPAGAGEQRASEFVGRLGDVVELAQPPRQTGGDPDLYQLSVTVEPLTLFPFADLAITKTATAPREKFVAPGQP, encoded by the coding sequence ATGGCGATCAGCCTCGCCATCGTGTTCCCGGCCGTGCTGTTCGTGATCCTCCTGGTGGTGCAGGCCGGCCTGTGGTGGTACGCCGAACAGGCCGCGCTGGCCGCCGCCCGGGAGGGCGTGGAGGCCGGACGGATCAACGGCGCGCCGGCCGGCGCGGGCGAGCAGCGGGCGAGCGAGTTCGTCGGGCGGCTCGGCGACGTGGTCGAGCTGGCGCAGCCGCCCCGGCAGACCGGCGGCGACCCGGACCTGTACCAGCTGTCCGTCACCGTGGAACCGCTCACCCTGTTCCCGTTCGCCGACCTGGCGATCACCAAGACGGCCACCGCGCCCCGCGAGAAGTTCGTCGCACCGGGGCAGCCGTGA